GCTCCTGGCCTGGTCGACACGGTGATGGCCCTGGGCGGTGCCGCTCCGCAGTACACCGCGCCCGGCCCTCGCCGCGCCGATCTGCTGTCCGCGCTCGCCTGACGGGACCTGCGCTCAAGCGGACTCATGCATAGTGCCGCGTCGAGGAGGGAAGCTCTGATGCCATGGCAGCGACTCGGCTACTTGCGCAGATGACTGTCGTCGATCTTGAAGCCGCCGTCGGGTGGTACGCCAAGTTGTTCGGCAGCGACGCGGATGCCCGGCCGATGGACGGGTTGGCCGAGTGGCATCTGGCGCCGACTTTCGGGGTGCAGGTATGGGCGGACGCCAGTCGCGCCGGGCACTCGACGATGGTCGTTGACGACTCTGACCTCGATGAGGTCGCTGTCAGGCTGAGCCG
The sequence above is a segment of the Cryptosporangium aurantiacum genome. Coding sequences within it:
- a CDS encoding VOC family protein, whose protein sequence is MTVVDLEAAVGWYAKLFGSDADARPMDGLAEWHLAPTFGVQVWADASRAGHSTMVVDDSDLDEVAVRLSREGISHPGIQEATASRVLVVEDPDGNRIVFTGPLRS